The Lujinxingia vulgaris genome segment ATCCTGGGCCTGGCGGATGCGTCGAACATAGCTGGTGGGAGGCGCCTGATCGGAGCGAAAACGCACGGTGGCCTGCTGGTTGGCCAGCGCTCGCTCCAGGCGAAAGCCCGCGCCCTGGTACATCTGCGCCATGGAGCGGGTCAGGTCGACGACCTCCTCGCTCTGCACCTGGGTGCAAGAGGTCGTGGCCGGCGAGGGCATCAGGCAGGGGGTGGGCTCAAGCGTTGAGGTGGCGAAGTCGGAGTGGCGCGCTCCCAGCATCGACCACCAGGTCTCGGCGCTGGCCTGGAGTGCGGCCTCAGAGAGGCTCTGCAGGCTGCTTCGGGTGCGCGCTCGTACGCGCTCCTGCTCATCTTTTCCGGGCTGGGCGGCGATGAAGCGCTCAAAGAGGTTGCGCACCCTCTGCGCGATCGCCTCGGCGTCGGCGGCGCGCACACGACCGCCGGCGTCGACGCGCAGCGTGGGCACAAGACAGCCCAGGCGCTCAACGCGCTCGGGGAAAAGCACCGGATCGAGCACCGGCTCAAAGAGCGCATCGTCGTGTTGTGGACGAAGGATGAGCCCGCGCGCGTCGACCTCCACCTCAAAACTGACCTCGCAGACGCGCAGATGATCCTCGCCACCGCGACCCTCGACGCGCGTCTCCACCAGGCGACGCACCTCCAGACGCTCGATGGGCTGCCAGGCATCGAGCCAGCTGGCGGGGGCCTGCGCTGCGGCCGGAGCGCTGATAAGCAGGGCGGCGAAGAAGGTCAGTGTGGCGTGCATGCGGGGCCAGGTGCCACGACGTGATGACGGCTGTGCAGCGGGCAGGTGTGAAGGGTGCATTTTCACGGCATCACCCAGGTGCCCGGATAGGCCGGCGCAGCCTTGAGAAAACACGCCACGGGTTGGTCCCGATCGCCGGCGAGCAGGGCCCAGGTGGGGTCGGAGTAAAGATCGTCGAAGGTGGCCGGGTGGTGGTCGGGGCGAATCACCGCGGCGTTGATGTTTTCCTGCTGCGCGACGCCCCGCAAAATCGGCTGCTCGCGCGCGAGCTCATAGAGCTTCATGGAGGTCTCGGTGCTCAGGTCGCGCGTGTCGGTGTAGAGGATGGGCTCAATGCGCTCGGGCCGCCACAGCGCATAGGCCAGATAGCCGGCCAGGGTGGGATCGTTGAAGACGCGCAGCTCTTTTCCGGCGCGGCGCAACAGCTCACCGCAGGCCAGCGGCGTGGTGTCGGGGACGACGCCGCGCATCGGGATGGCCTGGCGAGCGTCAGCGTGAACGCGGGTGGTCAGGTCGGCGTGCCAGGGCAGCGCGGGCTGGGTGAGCACGGCGGCAGCGAGCAGCACGAGCGAGGCGAGCAGCGCGAGCGTCGGACGACGAAGTTCAAAACGCTCGGGCGGCACGATGGCCGGCGCGAGCAAGAGCACCAGCGCCAGATGTTGCAGCGGCATCATCGCCGGCATCAGGCTCGCCCACAGCGTCAGCAAAAAGGCCGGGATGGCGAGTGCCGCGGCTTGAGCAAAGAGCATCTGTGTGGCGCGGGCGTGGCGCGCCCACAACGCCAGCCCCACCGCCCCGGTGCTCAGCGACAGGGTCACGCTGAGCGGCCCTGGCAGCCGGGTAGGCAGCGCGGGACTTTTAGAAAGATGCACCAGCACCCCAAAGCCCAGCGGGCTTGCCAGCGGCGCAACAAGCGCGCCGGCGAAAGCCACCGCCGCGCCGAGCTTCGCGCCGGTGCGCAAGGCATAGGCACCCACCGCAAGGGAGGTGGCCATCATCACCAAAGCTGCCGGGAGCGCGAGGTTGACCAGCGCGAAGGCGCTCGCGCTCATCACGATCGTGGCCAGCAGGCCGGGGCGGGGTGAGGTCAACGCGCGTGTGGCGGCGATGAGCCCGAGCGTGGCGATCGGTAGCGCCAGAGATTCGGGCCCCACCGCCGAGAAAAACACCGCCGCCGGCACCCCCAGCCACGCCACGTTGAGAAACGTTTTGGGGCGTGGGCTGCGTTCGGCTGCGGCCCACCCCACCATCGCCACCGCGAGCGCCACCAGCGCACTGCGGGTGACCATCGCCGCCTCAATGCCGCCTAAGTCCACCAGCCGGAAGATCGCCACGCTGGCCAGCCAGCTCGTATCCAGCCAGCCCGCACCATCGGGGGCGGTGAACACCAGAAGCTCTTTGTCGGGGATGCGCCCAAAGGCCGAAATCAACCGCCCGTAGGCCACCCGCCACCAGGTGGCGTCGTGGCGCATCAGGCTTAGTCCCAGCAGCGCCAGAGTGAGCGCGGCGGGAAAGAGCGCTGCGGCCAGCTTGATGCGGGCCGGCGTCTGGCGAGGGGGCGTGCTCATGGGGTGTCCGTACTGCGTAAGAAGATCGTTAGAAGCGCGCGCGCAACGAGCCTGCGCCGGCCTTAAGCGCGATCACAGGCGTAAACGCCGCAATCACAATGCCCAGCACCGCAAATGCCCACAGCCCGAAGCTGATCGTCCCAAAACGCTCGGGTTGGGTGATGGCCATGGAGGGATAGAACCACATCCCCAGCAGCATCAAGGTCAAAAAGATGCACGAGATCATAAAGATCACCGCCCCGAAGCTCGACGCGATCTTCGCCGCGTTCGGGTTATGAAACTGCGGGTAGAGCGCGCCCATCCCCACGGCCACCGCCGCGCAGATCACCGTGATGACCAGGATCTGAATCCCGCTCAAAACACACGTCAGCAGAGGCGTGCCCACCAGCAGGTTTGATGACCAGATCAAGAGCTGTCCGATGATCACAATCGGCGCCAGACTGCCGAGCCACTTGCCCACCAGAAAACGCTCCAATGAGATCGGCGCCTGCAAGATCAGCCAGAAGCTGCGCCCCTCCACGCTGACCGCCGGAAAGAGAAAACGCCCGCAGAGCGTCACCGTCACAAAGCTGCACGCAGCGAGGTTGAAGAAGGAGAGCCCCACATCGCCCAGCAGCGCCTCGTTGGCGGCGATCTCAAAATACTTAAAGTTCACCAGGTAGATGACGATGATCGCCACCACGATCAAGAGCTGCGACCACTGGCTGGCGTCCCGCATAAAGACGGCCTGGTCTTTATGAATCAACGCCCTGAGCGACGAGAGGGGCTGCTCACCCAGCGCACGCAACTTCGCCATACGCTCGGCATAATCGCCGCCGGCACGCCGGGAGCGCTCCACCGCCCAGTTGCGCGCGATCGTCATCAGCCCGCCCCCGTGACGCCCCTCCTGGGTCTTGGTGTAACCCCGAAAGTAGAGCGGGCGGTGCAGCCAGGCCGAGATGAAGTAGAGCGCCAGCGGCGTAAGCCCCAGAAAGGTCGCCGACCACATCCACTGACCGCGCGTGCCAAAGAGCATCGGCGCGAGCATGTTGATGACCCAGTCGCTCGGCAAATACGACGTCGTCGGCACCGAGAGGAGCCGCATCAACTCGCCAATGGAGTCAAAACTCTCCGGGTTGAGCAGGCGCTCGGGCTGCACCGAGCGAATGACCACAAAGAGCGTGGCAAAGCCCACAAGCCCGAAGAAGAGCGCGGCATCACGGGTGCGGTTGGCCGCCAGGATGTTGGTCACCAGTAGCGCCAGAATCGACGCCAGCCCGGTAGGGATGGCCACAAAGGGGATCAGCACCAGCACCAGGTAGGGGTAGAACGTCCAATGCGCCCCCATCCCGTAGCCAATCGCCGAGAAGAGCGGCACCCCGAAGAGAATGATCACCCAGCTCGACTGCAGCATCGCCTCCAGAAAACGCGAGGTGAACATCGCGTCTCTGGGGATCGGCTGGGCCATCAAGAACTCGAGATCGTCGGCCAGATAAAAGGAGCTAAAGGAGGTGACGATGTTGCTGAAGACCAGCAGCCCGAAAAACACCAGCAGCGTGATCGCCAGCAGGCGCTGGACCAGGAGCTCGCCAACAGGCTCCAGCATCAACGACTGCGTCACGATGAAATAGCCGGAGCGAAAGAGCGCTGCGGCAAACATCAGGCTCAAGATCGCAAAGAAAGGCCCGCGCAGCCGGCCCTCATCGGAGCGCAGCGTGCCGCGCACCATGCGGAGTTTGATGCCGATAAGATCGAGAATCACGACCGCTCCCCCGGCTCATGCCCGAAGCGCTCGGCGACGGCCTGGTCGCGCTCGGCCTGCGACTCTTCGGTGATGCGCAAAAAGACCTGCTCGAGGTTGCCGTCGGTCTGCCCCGACTCCAGGCGAAGTTCGCCCAGCGAGCCGCGCGCCACGATGCGCCCGTGGTTGATGATCACGATGCGGTCGCAGACCTCCTCGGCTACTTCAAGCGTGTGGGTGGAGAGCAGAATCGACATCTTCTTGTCGGCCACGAGCTCCCGAAAGAGGCTCTTAATCAGGCGATGGCCGCGCGGGTCGAGCCCGACCATCGGCTCATCGACCACCAGCACCGAAGGCTCCGGAAGCAGCGCACCGCAGAAGACCAGGCGCTGCTTCATGCCGTGCGAAAAGCTCTCAATGAGGCTGTCAGCCCACTCTTTGAGCCCGAAAAGCGTGAGGAG includes the following:
- a CDS encoding putative ABC transporter permease subunit; translated protein: MILDLIGIKLRMVRGTLRSDEGRLRGPFFAILSLMFAAALFRSGYFIVTQSLMLEPVGELLVQRLLAITLLVFFGLLVFSNIVTSFSSFYLADDLEFLMAQPIPRDAMFTSRFLEAMLQSSWVIILFGVPLFSAIGYGMGAHWTFYPYLVLVLIPFVAIPTGLASILALLVTNILAANRTRDAALFFGLVGFATLFVVIRSVQPERLLNPESFDSIGELMRLLSVPTTSYLPSDWVINMLAPMLFGTRGQWMWSATFLGLTPLALYFISAWLHRPLYFRGYTKTQEGRHGGGLMTIARNWAVERSRRAGGDYAERMAKLRALGEQPLSSLRALIHKDQAVFMRDASQWSQLLIVVAIIVIYLVNFKYFEIAANEALLGDVGLSFFNLAACSFVTVTLCGRFLFPAVSVEGRSFWLILQAPISLERFLVGKWLGSLAPIVIIGQLLIWSSNLLVGTPLLTCVLSGIQILVITVICAAVAVGMGALYPQFHNPNAAKIASSFGAVIFMISCIFLTLMLLGMWFYPSMAITQPERFGTISFGLWAFAVLGIVIAAFTPVIALKAGAGSLRARF
- a CDS encoding ABC transporter ATP-binding protein, producing the protein MSTDPAAASTIPESSPDDTIVRVRGLHKKYGDFTAVDHIDLDVPRGEVFGVLGPNGAGKTTTLRMITGLIAPDRGDVVIDGHDLGREPVNARRVTGFIPDRPYVYDKLTTLEYLRFIGGLYKMKANHVADRIDELLTLFGLKEWADSLIESFSHGMKQRLVFCGALLPEPSVLVVDEPMVGLDPRGHRLIKSLFRELVADKKMSILLSTHTLEVAEEVCDRIVIINHGRIVARGSLGELRLESGQTDGNLEQVFLRITEESQAERDQAVAERFGHEPGERS